One window of the Danaus plexippus chromosome 25, MEX_DaPlex, whole genome shotgun sequence genome contains the following:
- the LOC116775122 gene encoding uncharacterized protein LOC116775122, with product MTSASSSSARSLFAESKQRLAERVQVNMNNIASLARQIQRGSKSNELLSRAARDMASTEHLMEGSEENLKKMQLIAVHMGYQYENILKSAQMITEVGEQVSNMQR from the exons ATGACTTCCGCTTCATCGAGCAGCGCTCGTTCGTTATTCGCGGAGTCAAAACAACGTTTAGCGGAGAGAGTGCaagtaaatatgaataatatagcATCTCTAGCTCGACAAATTCAGCGAGGGTCAAAATCTAATGag TTACTTTCGAGGGCGGCAAGAGATATGGCTTCAACAGAACACTTGATGGAAGGTAGTGAGGAGAATCTGAAGAAAATGCAATTGATAGCAGTGCACATGGGTtatcaatatgaaaatattctaaaatcaGCCCAAATGATCACAGAGGTCGGAGAACAAGTGTCGAATATGCAAAGATAA